The Malus domestica chromosome 06, GDT2T_hap1 genome has a segment encoding these proteins:
- the LOC103437562 gene encoding mitochondrial pyruvate carrier 1-like, whose translation MASFRAFLNSPVGPKTTHFWGPVANWGFVAAGLADMNKPPEMISGNMTAAMCVYSALFMRFAWMVQPRNYLLLACHVSNETVQLYQLSRWARGQGYLAPKKDEAATE comes from the exons ATGGCTTCATTCCGAGCATTCTTGAACAGTCCAGTTGGTCCGAAAACAACTCACTTTTGGGGACCTGTTGCAAACTGGGGATTCGTTGCCGCT GGATTGGCGGATATGAACAAACCTCCAGAAATGATTTCTGGCAATATGACAGCAG CAATGTGCGTTTATTCAGCGTTGTTTATGAGATTCGCATGGATGGTACAGCCTCGGAACTATCTGCTTTTGGCATGCCATGTCTCAAATGAGACTGTCCAACTCTATCAGCTCTCTCGCTGGGCGAGGGGTCAGGG GTACTTAGCCCCGAAGAAAGATGAAGCTGCAACCGAGTAA